TCGGTCCTAGCTATTATCACCATGCCCTTCCTCCTGGCCTCAGCGGCCGCCATTACCTTCTTCACCATCTCTTCAGGGGGGACCACGCTCTTGCCTGACAGGTGCCCGCACTTCTTCGGCATGACCTGGTCCTCTATCTGTACAGCTGCCGCCCCGGCCTCCTCGAGCTCCTTGACGGTCCTATAGACGTTAAGTGGCTCCCCGAAGCCTGTGTCCGTGTCCACTATCAGCGGCAGATCAACGACCTCGTTTATCCTCCTGACGGCGTCGAGGACCTCTGAGAAGGTTATGATGCCGAGGTCGGGCATGGCGAGGCTTCCCGTGAGGGCGGCCCCGGAGAGATATAACGCCTCAAAGCCCACGGACTCGGCCAGCAGGGCTGAGATAGGGTCGAAGACCCCAGGCGCAACTATGACGTCCCTTTTAGCTATGAGGTCCCTCAGCCTCTGTGAGGGATGAACGTCGCCTTTGATCCTATAAAGGTAGGCCATAGCCCCCACCGCTACAGAACAGAGGCTGGGTCCAACTATTATTTGGTTGTTGAGACAGCATAACCAGCTTAACGTGAAAGCTCGTTATGTTTATAGCCTGAAGTCTGTGACCAGCGCTGAGGGTGAGAACGTTGGGAGGCAGGCAGAGGACCACGCTCTTCATGACTAAGGAGCAGAGGCAGGAGAAGGGTAAGAAGTCTTGAGCCTGAGCTGGGCGCCCTGGCAGCCCCTGAGGAGGCGCCAGCCCCTTGAGGTCCTGATGCCAGGCAGCGTGCTCTCCGTCGAGCAGGACCTAAGGGACAAGACCTATAAGGCTGGCCTCATTTCAAGGGCCCTTGCCCTCTTTAGGGTAGACAGGGTCACTATATTCTCGGACGAGGAGACGGCCGAGCGGGACAAGTCGCTGCTGGCTGAGCTGCTGAGGTACCAGGTCACGCCACCTCACCTTAAGCGGAAGGTCTTCCCCCTGAAGGAGGAGCTGAAGTATGCCGGCCTCATGCCGCCCCTTAACCTGCCTAACCACAGGCCCCCTAAGGAGGCCAGGGCAGGGGCCATAATTGACGGCCTCGTCATCTCTAAGGGGGAGGAGGGCTGTGAGGTGTTCCTCGGAGACGTTGGCACAGGCCTCCTTCGTAGTTGCAAGGAGAGGCCTGGCGACGTGGTGACGGTCGTCATAACCTCGACCTCTGGTGAAAGGGTCTTCCTGGAGAGGGCGAGCTGGGGAAGGGTGTACGTGGGCTATGAGGTAGAGTTGGGTGATGACCTAATGAAGGAGCTGGAGAGGCTGCGCTCCTCCGGCTTCGCAGTGATAGGCACCAGCAGGTACGGCTCCACCCAATATGGCCTCCTCAAGGAGCTGGCCGAGAGGCCGCTGGCGGTGGTTATCGGCGGGCCTAGGACGGGCCTCCTTCAGTACGCAAGGAGAACAGATTTTGACCTAGTAATTAACACGGTCCCTGGCCAGGGCACCGAGACAGTGAGGTCTGAGGAGGCGCTCTTCTCGACGCTTGCCCTCATCAACTCGGTCCTCTTAGCTTAATAAGGCCTTCCTGTCGCCTGAGGAACGGGATGATATGGAATCCGGGATCGGACCCTTCAGGGGGATGGCGATAACATGGCTGATGACCGCCCCCTCGCTGGCAAGGTAGCGCTGGTCACAGGCGGGGACAGGGGAATAGGGAAGGCCATAGCTTTAAGGCTGGCTAAGATGGGGGCTGACATAGCTATAACGTACAGGAAGAGGGCTGAGGAAGCCGCTGAGGCCCTTAGGGAGGTGGAGGCTGAGGGAGTGAGGGCCGTCAGCGTCCAGGCCGACCTAGGCGTTGCTGAGCAGGCCATAGAGGCCGTGAGGGCCGTGAGGGCCAGGCTTGGACCCGTCTCAATACTTGTTAACAACGCGGGCGTCGGCTTTGCCTCCCCCTTTGAGGAGATTGAGCTGGAGTCCTGGAGGAGGCAGATAGAAGTAAATCTCAACGGCGCGTACCTGGTCACCAGGGAGTCGCTAAAGGACATGCTAAGCGCTGGCTGGGGAAGGATTATCTTCATGTCAAGCGTGGCGGGTCTGAGGGGCGTTGAGTTCCTGTCAGCCTACTCGGCAGCAAAGGCAGGGCTCATAGGCCTGGCCAGGGCGCTGGCCGCCGAGGTGGCGTCAAAGGGCATCACGGTGAACGTCGTCGCGCCTGGCTTCGTAGGGACCAGGCTTGGGCTAAGCTACTTCCAGTGGCTCGACCAGAGGCTGGCCAGGAAGCCCGGGGAGTCGCTGAAGGAGTTCCTGTCAAGGATACCCCCAAGGAGGCTCGTGACTGAGGAGGAGGTGGCTGCCGTCGTCGCCTTCCTAGCAAGCCCTGACGCAAGCGGCGTCAACGGCCAGGTAATAGTTGTGGACGCCGGCGCCTCCTTAGGCCTAGGATAGTGGAAGCCTGTGTATGTAGCCGCAGACCATGCACCTCCTCACTATGTACTTGTGCCTGCCCTGGGACCTAGTCCTTACTGAGAGGGTCACGCCAGGTACGAGGGAGACGTGGCACCTCTTACAGATAGAGATCTTCATCTCCCTTGGCAGCCTCACCCTGTTCGCCTGTGCCATCCTTAGGACTAGCTCGTTAATCCTTGATGACCTCTCGTAGTCGCCCTCGAGGGCGGCCCTCGCCGCCTCAGCGAGAAGCCTCTGAGCGTCCTCAAGCACGATATCAACTACGTCCGTCACCTTAGGCCTCCTCTGCCGCTGGCTTCTCCTCTATCTTCCTCAGCTGTCTCTTATACATCTCCAGGAGCTCCTCCTCGGTGGTCGCGTCCTCAGGGCCCTTGTCGTCCCTCCACCTTATGAACCTCGGGAACCTTATCGATATGCCTGCGCCCTCGCGCACCGCACCCATGCAACAGGTGTGCGCTGGCGAGAGGGTAAGCTCAGCCCCTATTATTTCGGCCACCTTGACTGGCTCAAACCAGACGTCGGCCTCAAGGCTTGAGACTACCCGCGGGTGCCTGTGATCAATTATGTAAGGGCTGAACAGGTCATACATCTTATTTATGTCCTCGTCTGTGAAGCCTGTGCCGACCTTGCAGACCGTCTTAAACACGTCGCTCTTCGGGTCGTAGGCCGCCATTAGCAGGGTCCCGAGCTTCCCGCCCCTCTTGCCCTTCCCGTAGAAGGCTCCAACGGCCACGAGGTCGACGGTGTCGGTCATCTCGCTCCTGTAGTCCCTCTTGAACTTAACCCAGAGCCAGCCCCTGACGCCAGCCCTGTAGATGCTCTCGTCGTGGACGGCCTTTATCATTACCCCCTCCGCTCCCTCTGAGACGGCCTGCAGGAAGAAGTTCATTATCTCGTCAGGGTTCGAGCTCTCTATGTAGTTCGCCAACGTGACCCTGTCGTTAGGCTCGAGTATGGACTCCAGCACCTTCCTCCTGTAGGGCAAGGGCGTCATCGTGAGGTCCTCGCTGTCTTTCATGAGTACGTCGAACAGGAAGACCCTGGTCGGCACCTCCTTCATCATCTTCTCTATGTCGTACTTCCTCCTCCTCTGCATAAGCTCCTGGAAGGGCCTGAACTCGCCCGTGTCAGGGTCTATGCCCACTATCTCGCCCTCAACGATCGCCCTCTCCGCCTTGATGGCGCTCTTAATGCCCTCCACAACGTCAGGGTACATGGCCGTTATGTCCTCGAGCCTCCTTGAGAATATCTTGACCTTGTCGCCGTCCTTATGTATCTGGCCCCTCTCCCCATCGTACTTGTACTCAACGAAGGCCCTGCCTCCGACCTTTGTGAGTATCTCCCTGACGTCGCTGGCCCTCTCTGCCAGCATGGGCCTTATGGGGGTGCCTATCTCGGGCTTGATCCCCTTAAGGGACTCCACACCGTTCATGGCCACGAGCCTGGCTATCTCGCCCAGGTCGGCCCTCAGGTTGTAGGCCCTCTCTATGATTTCCCTTGCAGCGCTCCCGCCCCCATAGGCCACGGCCAGTGCATCAAGTATGGTAGCGTCCCCTATGCCGAGCCTAAGCCGTCCCTCAACGAAGCGAACTATGTACCTCGCTTCAACGGGCTTGGCGTCCTTTAGGAGGCCAGCCATGACCCTCAGCTTGAGGTCCCTGCTCGCCTCGCCCACGGCATAGGCTATCTTCATAAAGGACTCGAAGACCCTTGACACGGTTAGCTGGGCCCCACCCCCGCCCATGAAGGCAGCGAGGCTGCTCTTGACGTGGCCTCCTGCCTGGGCCAGCTGCTCGGCCACCTTGCCCGGGTCCCCTAGCTTGTCTACGAGCTTGGAGACCTCGCCCTCGGTCTTGCCGTAGGCCATAGCTACGGCCTGTATGAGCAGCTTCTCCCCGACGCCCAGCTCGGGTATGCCCTTCCAGTCGGGCCCCAGCTTCCCCTGTATCAGGTAGACGACCTTGTCTATAGCGTCAGGGGGTGTCCTCTTCAGGAGGCCTGCCAGGAGCTGGGTCAGCTGAGTCCTTGAAGTTATTCCCTCCATGCTAGCGAACGTCTTAGCTATCTCCTCGAACTTGAAGTCTGCCATGTCTGCCCCCGTATTTGAAGTAGCGTCCGGAAGTTAAAACTCGGAAGAGGATAGTTGAGGAAGACGCCGGGGGTGGGATTTGAACCCACGCGCCCCTTATGGAGCAACGGGTCTCAAGCCCGTCCCCTTGGGCCGCTCGGGCACCCCGGCGCCGCCAGGAACCTAACACGCCCAGGAGTAAAAAGGCAAACTCATCTGCTTGACTTAATCTCTATGTAAACGTCCGGGGGAACCTGGATCCTCATGAGCCTCCTGAGGACCCTCTCGTCAGCCTCTATGTCTATAAGCCTCTTATGTATCCTCATCTCCCAGTGCTCCCAGTGCTTGCTGCCCTCGCCGTGGGGCAGCCTGAATATGGGGACCTCGAGCCTCTTCGTGGGAAGCGGCACAGGACCCCTCATCGGGGCCCCGGTCTTCTGCGCTATGTCTTTTATCTGCTGTACTACCTGTTCGAGGCTCCTTGGGTTGGTGCTCCACAGCCATATCCTAACGTTGAATGCCGCCATGACCTGACACCGCTTGGGTTGGCGGGGTCAGCTTCACTTCTTGACCTCAACCTTGGCCGGCTTTACGTCAACTACTACCCCTATCCCTATGGTCCTGCCCATGTCCCTCATAGCGAACCTTCCGAGCTGCGGGAAGTCGCTGAACTTCTCAATCACAAGCGGCTTTATGGGCTTGAACTTCACTATAGCGGTGTCGCCGGCCTTCAGGAACTGCGGGTGCTGCTCTACCGGGTTGCCAGTCCTCGGGTCCAGCTTAGCAACTATCTCGGTTATCCTTGAGGCCACCGAGGCCGTGTGGACGTGTATCACTGGCGTGTACCCCACGGCTACGGCGCTCGGATGCCACACTATGACCACCCTTGCGGTGAACTCCTCGGCCACGGTCGGCGGCGCGTCAGTGCGGCCGATTACGTCACCCCTCTTCACCTGGCTCTTCTCGACGCCCCTGAGGGCAACGCCAACGTTGTCGCCAGGCTCGGCCTGCGGCAGGTCCTGGTAGTGCATCTGGATGCTCTTCACGTCAGCCACTATGCCTGCCGGCATTATCATGACCTTGTCGCCTGGCTTGAGAACGCCCGTCTCCACCCTGCCGGTCACCACGGTTCCAGCGCCGGGTATGCTCAGGACGCCCTGGATGGGGAGCCTCAGCGGCTTGTCGACAGGCTTGGGCGGCAGCTTGAGGTTGTCAAAGGCCTCAACCAGCGTGGGGCCGTTGTACCATGGCGTGTTGGGGCTCCTCTCTATAAGGTTCTCACCGGTCCAGGCGCTCACGGGCACGAACGGTATGACGTCAGGGTTGTACCCAATACTCTTGAAGTACTTCTTGAGGGTGTTCACTATCTCGTTGTACCTCTGTTGGCTGTAGCTTACGTCAGGGGCGTCCATCTTGTTAACGGCCACTATGACCTGCTCTATGCCCAGGGTCCTCGCCAGGAGCACGTGCTCACGTGTCTGCCCCTCAGGGCTCATGCCGGCCTCGAACTCTCCCTTCCTGGCAGAGACCACGAGGAGCGCCGCGTCAGCCTGGCTGGCGCCGGTTATCATGTTCTTGACGAAGTCCCTATGGCCTGGGGCGTCTATGATCGTAAAGTAGTACTTCTTGGTCTCGAACCTCATGAACGAGAGGTCTATCGTGATGCCCCTCTCCCTCTCCTCCTTCATCTTGTCGAGTACCCACGCGTACTTGAATGACTCCTTGCCCGCCTGCTTGGCCTGCTCCTCTATCTGCTGCATGACCTTGGAGTCGATGAACCCGAGCCTGAAGAGCAGGTGACCCGTCAGGGTGCTCTTACCGTGGTCTATGTGACCTATCACCACTAGGTTCAAGTGTGGCTTCTCGGGCATATCCTTCACCCTCTGCCTTGCGTTATGACAGGAGGTAGCGGGGATTTAAAAGCTCACTGGGGGAGAGGACGTCGCTTACCTGGAGCTGAGCGCTATCCTCTCTATTTCCTCCTTCTGCCTTATCGCATAGCTTGAGGGGTCGCCGCGCGACGCCGCCATTATCTCCTCGGCGAGACACTCCTCGATGCTCTTAGGGCTTCCGAAAGCGCAGAGCCTGGCCCCCTCGGTTATGAACCTCAGCGCCAGGTCGACCCTCCTCTGGGCCGAGACGTCGACTGAGACCCTGTAGATTATGCCGCCGTACATTATCCTCGTGGTCTCCTCCCTGGGAGCCGCGTTCTCAATGGCCCTGACCAGGACCTGTATTGGATTCTCGCCCGTCTCTGCGTGGATGATTTCAAAGGCCGCCTTTACTATGTTATAGGCCAGCGCCTTCTTGCCGCCGTTCTTGCCAGGGTACATCAGCCTGTTTATCAGCCTCTCAACGATGGGCACCTCGGCCTTGCCAAAGCGCCTGTGCTCGTGTCTACCCCCGGTGTGCGGCAGTAGGACAGGCCTCAGGCTTATGTACTTCTTGAGGCTGGGGTCCCTCACCTCAACGCCTGCCCAGTCCCACTTGCCGAAGAGCCTTACACTGGCTGCCCCGGAGCCCACCACTGCTGGGTCTGGCACCTTGGACTCCTGCGACATGTTGATCCAGGGCCTGAGCCCGGGCGAGGTTTAAAAGCAAAAGGCAGTCCCAGTTGTGCTTAGGATAGACTTAAGAGCCTCCGTTTCAAGTTGTGGCGCTGGGCCTCACAGGTCTTGAGCGAGGAAGAGCTGGTAAGGGTGACCTCGGTTGAGCCCTTCTACAGGGTGGTGGAGGACAGCAGGACCCATATGACCTTCTCGCTGGTGGGCCTTTCGCTGACCCTTGAGGACGGCGGCGAGTTCACGCTCGTAAACATACCTTACGACGTGGCCGAGGCCATAAAGATACTCAACGACGGCAGCGTCCCGCCCCGCAGGCAGAGCATATACACGTTCCTCGCGTCACACGAGGAGTTCAAGGAGCTGATAGGCAGAACCCTGAAGAGGGTCATAATAGACGAAGTTGACCTCACCACGGGCCTCTACACAGCCACCGTAGAGTTCGAGGGTTCAGGCATAAACCTGAGCGTGAAGATGATACCCAGCCAGGCCATATACCTGGCCATGATAACGGGTAAGCCCATATATGTGACCCGTAGGCTCGTTGAGATGGAGAGGAAGATGAACGAGGAGGGTGGCGAGGAGGGAGGAGAGGGCGAGGAGGGAGAGACCTCCTTCTGACATTCCGTCAGCTTGTGCAGGCTACCTCTTGACCTTCTGCTTCTTGCCCTTCCACAGCGCGTCGAGCGAAACGCCATTGACAGCTATGACCTTGTACTTGACGCCGGGTATGTCGCCCATGGCCCTTCCCTTAGGACCCCCTATGCCCTCTATTATAACCTCGTCGTGCTCGTCTATGAACAGTATCCCGCCGTCACGGGGCACGAAAGCCGTGACGACCTTCTTGTTCTTAACTAGCTGGACCCTGACGCACTTCCTTAAGGCCGCGTTAGGCTGCCTTGAAGGTATGCCCACCTTCTCCAGGACTATGCCCCTTGCCATAGGGGCGCCCTCTAGCGGGTCGTACCTCTCCTTAAGCTTAAGCGACCTGACCTTGAACTCCCTCTTAGCCCACCTGAACTTGAGCCTGCTCTTCCTGAGCTTCCTGGCCGCGAAGAGCCCATTTGGTCCCTCTGGCAAGGCGCTTCCCTAAGGGCTTGTATGAGGTGGGTTTATATGCGCTCCCCTGCTCACCTTATCACGACCCTGTCAACGTTGAAGAGCCTGTTCAGGACCAGCCTGGCCCTTTTGACGTTCCTCCCGTCCCTACCTATGGCCTTACCTTTCTCGTCATCCTTCACCTTAACGTAGACGGTCTTCAGGCCGTCCCTCTCCGTGACCTCAACTTTAAGTACCGTCACGCCAGGAAGAAGGTTCCTAACCATGTTATCAATGTCGTTTGCGTATTCAACTATCTCGATGTTCTTGTTGAGTATTTTTGACAACATCTTGACGTTCCTCCCGTCCCTACCTATGGCCTTACCGACGTCGTTTCTGTCAACGAGGTATATTATCCTGTTGTCATTATCGTCCTCGAGGGCCCTGTACACCATGGCCCCCGTGAGGTCCTGGAGGATTGATATGTACCGAAGCTCCTCAAGGCCTATTCTATCGCTCTTGTTCTCCCCCATGGCCACGCGCTTCACCTTTGCTCCTCGAGCAGTAGGTCAATTATCTTGGAGTCGCCAGGGTCTATGATACCTATGGCTGATACCTTAAATGGCTTGCCTATCACCGAGCCCAGCTCTGCTGAGGTCCCCTTAAAGATGGCGACAGGTACGTTATTAAGCCTGGCCACATATGTGAGCCTCTCCCTTACCTCATATGGCGTGTTATCAGCTATTACGAGACCCTTAAGCTCATTCCTGAGAAGGAGCTGGAGTGACTCCTTGGCCCCTAAGACAACCTTACCTGACTTCATTACAGCCTTCAGCTCTCTCTCAAGCGCTATGGCCTCAGGCAACCGCTTTCACCTTAGCTCTGTTCAGTGCTTGCCTGCGGGACGTTGCCCTGCAGGGATTTAAGAGCGTTGACCCCCACTGTTGTGATAACCAGGCCCGTCCCGACCCTCGGCGGGAGCCCGGCGATTATGCTCTCGGTGACGCCCCTGAAGCTCTCGGCGTCCCCTCTTACGGCTGCGTCGTAAAGCTGGTTCACCGTGACCTCAAAGGCGGCCCTGGCTAGGACGCTAGGCTTCTCACCAACTATGCCGAGCCTCCCTATCTGCCTAACCTTGCCTGTCCACGTCATTATGTCAGCGACCAGCATGACGTGCCTTATGTCAACGTCAAGGCCTGAGCTCTGAAGCACATCCATGATCTCCCTTATGATTGCGTTCCTCGCGGCCTCAATGCCGAGGACCTCCGCTATCTCGTGTATGTTGTTCGTCTCCACGCGCAGCGGATCTACTCCATCGACCTTCATGACCTCAGCTAGGTTACTACCCTCCGTAATTATCACGTACTCTCTCTTGCCCGCCTTCTCGTTAACTCTCTCCTGGATTATGGCCCTCTTGATGCCTTTGATCCCCTTTATGTAGGCTTTCTTCATCTTGTTGACCAGCTCGTCGTAGGTCTTCTCGTCAAAGAGGTAGTCGTCAGGTAAGGCGCTCTTGTTGGCCTCAAGAACTACGGTCCACTCGTCCTCACCCTCGCTGACCTCGCCCAGCCTCAGCCTCTCAAGAGCGTCCACGACCATATCCCTAGTGACGCCACGGTCCTCCATCATCTCGGGGTCAAGCCTTATGATGAAGGTCCTCTCGCCGAGGGACCAGGAGACCTCGGAGACCACGTTAGCTAGCGTGGTGTACTCTATGGACCTAGCGATCTCCCTCGCCTTCTCGGGATCGCTGGCGTACTTCTCTTCGAGGTATATCTTCATCAGTGGCGTGGAGGGCTCGTGTCTGGCGTCAACTATCTCTATGAGTCTGGGCAGTCCGAGGGTCACGTCGAACTCCATAAGGCCCGCGTAGTGGAAAGTCCTGAGGGTCATCTGTGTTCCTGGCTCCCCGATAGACTGAGCTGCCACAACGCCAACAGGCTCCCCCGGCTGAACCATCGCGCTTATATATGTCCTAACGGCCTCCTCTACGGCTATGACCTTCTGTTGTAACGTGAGGTCGTTATTGTCTACTACCTTCTTGTAGAGCTCGTCAAATAGCTTGGAAGGCAGTATCTCCTTTGCGGCGTCCAGCTTCCTCTTGAGCTCCTCACCTACCTCAAGGCTCTCCTTGGCCTGCTCCTTACGGGCCTGCCCCTTACGCTTAGCGCCCTTCCTGACCATCATGAGCCACCTCCTAGGGCCTTCACCTTTTCAACTATCCTGTCCACGTTTACTGGCTCGCCGTGATACGTCCTCTGCGGGTCCACGCCGTCTTCGCCGTACCTGAACTGAACAATGTCGTCCATGGAGTCCCTGACCGTCCCATCATAGGCAACATAGAGATCCTGGAGCGCGTTAATGAGCCTCCTCTGCATATAGCCGCTCTGCGACGTCTTCACCGCTGTGTCTACAAGTCCCTCCCTTCCACCGGCTGCGTGGTAGAACACTTCGTGCGGCCTGAGTCCGTCGCGGAAGTTCCCAACCACAAACCCTCTCGCCTCCGGCGAAAGGTCGCCGGGCCTGAAGTGAGGCAAAGTCCTTGTCCTGAAGCCCCTTACTATCCTCTTGCCCCTTACGGTCTGCTGGCCCAGCATGGCGGCCATTTGGGTTATGTTAATGTCGCTGCCCCTTGCGCCGGTCCTGGCCATTATGAAGGCGTTGTTGAACGCGTCCATGTAACCTATGGCCAGCTTGCCGGCCTCCTCCCTCAGCCTCTGAAGCCTCCGGATTATCTTGAGCTCGAGGCTCTCCTCAGGGGTCCTCCCAGGGATTATCTCGAGCGACCCCTCGCGGTACTGCCTTATCAGCTCCATTACGTCCTCCTTGGCCTTCTCGACCATCTCGGCTATCCTCGCCCTTGCGTCGCCTGGGACCTCTATGTCCTCCAAGGACATCGTGAAGCCCTTTATCTCGAGCATCCTTATGAAGGACCTAAAGACGCTGTCAAGGAACTTCCTAGCGAACTCGCCGCCGTACTCCAACGCTAAATAGTGGAGAACGCCTCCGGGCTGCTCGGCCCCTATGGCGTTCTTGTCTAGCACTCCCTCTAGAAGCCTCCCCTTGTAAACCACCACGTAAGAGTCCACAAAGCAGCTCTCATCATCGCACTTTAGGTCGCCAGCGTTTATCTTAGCCCTCCCCCTGAAGTTGAAGTCCTTCGGAAGGAAGAGGCTTACGAGCTGCTTGCCGGTCCAGAGCCTCCTGGGCTTAAGTATCGCTGGCTCGGGCAGCTCACTGTTTGAGTACCCAGCGGCAGCCAGAAGCTGGCCCATTGTATCTGCGTCTAGAAGTGTCGTCTTAACAGTCAGCAGGTAGGCCCCGCTTATGTAGTCCTGCCTGCCCCCTATGATGGGGCCTCCGTAGCGCGGCGTCAGGATGTGCTTTTCAACAAGCAGCAGCTCCTCGGCCTCGGCCCTGGCCTCCTCCAGCCTCGGCACGTGGAGGTTCATCTCGTCCCCGTCGAAGTCGGCATTATAGGGCGGGCACACTAAGAGGTTCAGCCTGAAGGTCCTGCCCGGCATTACGCGGACCCTGTGGCCCATGATTGACATCCTGTGGAGGCTAGGCTGTCTGTTGAACAGCACGATATCCCCGTCCACCAGGTGCCTCTCCACTACGTCGCCAGGCTCGAGGCTCTCGGCGAGCTGTCTCAGGTTCCTCTGGTACCTCAGGTCTATCTTTACGCCCTCCCGCTTCTTGTAAACCATGGTGGCCCCAGGCCAGGTGTAGGGGCCGTTGAGCACGTACATCCTGGCCTCCTCTATGTTATACTTGGTCACAACCATGGGCACGGTCAATATCTTCGCTACTTCAACGGGGACTCCTACCTCGTTTATGCTCAGGAGCGGGTCAGGTGATATGACGGTCCTTGAGGAGAAGTTCACCCTCTTGCCGTTAAGGTTGCCCCTCAGCCTCCCCTCCTTGCCCTTCAGCCTCTGGGCCAGCGTCTTGAGGGTCTTCCTTCCCCTGTGCGAGAGCTGGAATATATTGGGCAACTCGTTGTCTATATAGGCGGCCACCACGTTCTGGAGGGTCTGCCAGGCCTCCTCTATCATCGACTCAGGGGCGCTGGATGAGGTAAAGTTCTTCAGCCTCTCGTTCTGCCTGACTATCTCTACCAAGGCGTGAGTCAGGTCGTCTTCGGCCCTCAGGCCCGTCTCCATGGTTATCGAGGGCCTCACACTAAGCGGGGGCACAGGGAGAACCGTGAGGACAGCCCACTCAGGCCTGGCGACCTTTGGGTTCCAGCCAAGGAGCTCAGCGTCCTCGTCAGGTATCTTCTCGAGCCTCTCCCTCACATCAGCCGGCGTCAGCCTCACCTCGCCCTCTGGCCTCTCCTCATAGAAGTTGTACGGCTTGACGAACCTGATCCTGTACTGCTTGGCGCCGCAGTGGGGACACTCCGTGGTCGACGAGGCCTCCTTAATTACCTCCTCTGCGAAAATCTCTGCCAGGATCGGCCACCTCTCCCTCAACCTCCTGTAAACCGAGAGCATGTAAGCTGCCCGCTGAGGCGGTATCAGGACCCTACCGCAGTTCCTGCACGTAGCCTGAAGCGTCCTGTATATCTTCTCTCCTAGGTGAGGCAGCACCACGGGCCTGGCTAGGTCTATCTTGCCGAAGTGACCAGGGCAAGCCTCCCTTCTGTTCCCGCAGACCGGACACGTCTCGCCGGGCTCTATCGCGCCAAAGTGCGGGTCCCTGAGCCCACCCATGACGGGAGAGCCGTCGCTCTCGTAGAGCTCAGGCCTGATCACCGTGACCTTAGCCATCTCCCTTATCTCGCGAGGACTGAGGAGGCCAAACCTTATGGCGCTGATCACGTATTTCTCAGCGCCGCCATATGGCCCATACGACATGGCCTTCACCTCCTGTCCTCTGAGCCGTTGCCCGAGCCGCCCTTACCGTTGTCACTCTCGTTCGCAGCCGCGGAGAGCTTGGAGAGGCTTAAGGGGCTTACTCTGCTAACCAGGGCCGTCTTATCAACTACCTCTATCTTCGGCTTTATCCCCATACTCATGATCTCCTGTAAGAGCAACTTGAAGGCGTAGGGCACCTTTACGGGCCTTATGTCGCCGTTTTCCCCGTGTACTGGACACTCGTAAACGCCTTTCTTGGCGTTGTACCACGCTATGTGGCCGCAGAGGGTGCAGACGTACATTGTGAACGCGTCACTGCCGTCCAGCATCCTGTCACGTAGCAACATAGTGGCCCCGTGCCCTACGAGACAGTCCCTCTCCATCTCGCCAAACCTCAGGCCTCCCTGCCTTGCCTTGCCCTCTGTCGGCTGCCTAGTAAGCAGCTGGACCTTGCCCGTCGCTCTAGCGTGCATCTTGTCTGCAACCATGTGGTATAGTCTCTGATAGAAGACCAGACCTATCGCTATGGGCTTCTCAAAGAGCCTGCCCGTCCTCCCGTCGTACATGACTTCCGTTCCGTCAGGCGCGTAGCCGTTCTTCAGAAGAACCACCTTAAGCGGCTCGATGTCCTCCTTGAAGAACGGCGTCCCATCAACGTACCTGGCCTCAAGGGCCCCCGCCTTCCCAGTTATCAGCTCTAGCAGCTGGCCTACGGTCATCCTTGACGGTATGGCG
The uncultured Acidilobus sp. JCHS genome window above contains:
- a CDS encoding DNA-directed RNA polymerase subunit A', whose protein sequence is MKAMSYGPYGGAEKYVISAIRFGLLSPREIREMAKVTVIRPELYESDGSPVMGGLRDPHFGAIEPGETCPVCGNRREACPGHFGKIDLARPVVLPHLGEKIYRTLQATCRNCGRVLIPPQRAAYMLSVYRRLRERWPILAEIFAEEVIKEASSTTECPHCGAKQYRIRFVKPYNFYEERPEGEVRLTPADVRERLEKIPDEDAELLGWNPKVARPEWAVLTVLPVPPLSVRPSITMETGLRAEDDLTHALVEIVRQNERLKNFTSSSAPESMIEEAWQTLQNVVAAYIDNELPNIFQLSHRGRKTLKTLAQRLKGKEGRLRGNLNGKRVNFSSRTVISPDPLLSINEVGVPVEVAKILTVPMVVTKYNIEEARMYVLNGPYTWPGATMVYKKREGVKIDLRYQRNLRQLAESLEPGDVVERHLVDGDIVLFNRQPSLHRMSIMGHRVRVMPGRTFRLNLLVCPPYNADFDGDEMNLHVPRLEEARAEAEELLLVEKHILTPRYGGPIIGGRQDYISGAYLLTVKTTLLDADTMGQLLAAAGYSNSELPEPAILKPRRLWTGKQLVSLFLPKDFNFRGRAKINAGDLKCDDESCFVDSYVVVYKGRLLEGVLDKNAIGAEQPGGVLHYLALEYGGEFARKFLDSVFRSFIRMLEIKGFTMSLEDIEVPGDARARIAEMVEKAKEDVMELIRQYREGSLEIIPGRTPEESLELKIIRRLQRLREEAGKLAIGYMDAFNNAFIMARTGARGSDINITQMAAMLGQQTVRGKRIVRGFRTRTLPHFRPGDLSPEARGFVVGNFRDGLRPHEVFYHAAGGREGLVDTAVKTSQSGYMQRRLINALQDLYVAYDGTVRDSMDDIVQFRYGEDGVDPQRTYHGEPVNVDRIVEKVKALGGGS
- a CDS encoding ribosomal protein S23 (S12), whose amino-acid sequence is MPEGPNGLFAARKLRKSRLKFRWAKREFKVRSLKLKERYDPLEGAPMARGIVLEKVGIPSRQPNAALRKCVRVQLVKNKKVVTAFVPRDGGILFIDEHDEVIIEGIGGPKGRAMGDIPGVKYKVIAVNGVSLDALWKGKKQKVKR
- a CDS encoding NusA family KH domain protein, archaeal, with amino-acid sequence MKRVAMGENKSDRIGLEELRYISILQDLTGAMVYRALEDDNDNRIIYLVDRNDVGKAIGRDGRNVKMLSKILNKNIEIVEYANDIDNMVRNLLPGVTVLKVEVTERDGLKTVYVKVKDDEKGKAIGRDGRNVKRARLVLNRLFNVDRVVIR
- a CDS encoding ribosomal protein S7(archaeal)/S5(eukaryotic), with the protein product MSQESKVPDPAVVGSGAASVRLFGKWDWAGVEVRDPSLKKYISLRPVLLPHTGGRHEHRRFGKAEVPIVERLINRLMYPGKNGGKKALAYNIVKAAFEIIHAETGENPIQVLVRAIENAAPREETTRIMYGGIIYRVSVDVSAQRRVDLALRFITEGARLCAFGSPKSIEECLAEEIMAASRGDPSSYAIRQKEEIERIALSSR
- a CDS encoding DNA-directed RNA polymerase, subunit A'' is translated as MMVRKGAKRKGQARKEQAKESLEVGEELKRKLDAAKEILPSKLFDELYKKVVDNNDLTLQQKVIAVEEAVRTYISAMVQPGEPVGVVAAQSIGEPGTQMTLRTFHYAGLMEFDVTLGLPRLIEIVDARHEPSTPLMKIYLEEKYASDPEKAREIARSIEYTTLANVVSEVSWSLGERTFIIRLDPEMMEDRGVTRDMVVDALERLRLGEVSEGEDEWTVVLEANKSALPDDYLFDEKTYDELVNKMKKAYIKGIKGIKRAIIQERVNEKAGKREYVIITEGSNLAEVMKVDGVDPLRVETNNIHEIAEVLGIEAARNAIIREIMDVLQSSGLDVDIRHVMLVADIMTWTGKVRQIGRLGIVGEKPSVLARAAFEVTVNQLYDAAVRGDAESFRGVTESIIAGLPPRVGTGLVITTVGVNALKSLQGNVPQASTEQS
- a CDS encoding Ribosomal protein L30E → MPEAIALERELKAVMKSGKVVLGAKESLQLLLRNELKGLVIADNTPYEVRERLTYVARLNNVPVAIFKGTSAELGSVIGKPFKVSAIGIIDPGDSKIIDLLLEEQR